The DNA region CTCATTTTGGTTAGCGTTATAACCGATAAAATCAATAGAAACGCCATAATCTAGCTGCCATGCATGATTCTTGCTTGTCTGTTCTTTGTGGAAAGAAAAAGGCATATACACTCCTACCTGAATCGAAGGGATAACCGTTTTCAATACTTCATGTAGTTTTAAATAAACCCTCTGAAGTTCTTTTGCTTCGACTCCAGTATAATACGGCTCATAAAACATCACATGCCATTGCTTAATAAACGATTCCCCGTACAGCTGCAAACAATGTCTAATGAATTGAGTGAGTTTTGTAAAATATTGTTCTTCATTTCTCGAAATATCCATATAATCGGCCCGCACAAACAAAGATAAATCATGCTTTTTCATGAATTCCAAAGCACTATCAATAGTAAAATACGGAGATGTTGTCGGAATCTCTTCATCTGTCTCCACCTCAGGAGGAATGGCAGTATTGCTAAAAAGGTGACGAATTCCGATATATTTTAACTGTAAATCCTTTTTCACATCGAGTACTTGAGATCGAACATCCTCTTTTAATAATTCAATAATTTCTCCAATTTCAAGAATGTGATCAGGATAAGTTATTTTCATTGGCATTGGTTTAGACAGGTTTAACGGCAGCTTTTCATATTTTATCTCTGTATGGGAAAAGGATTTTTGATCCTCTAAAATCATGCTGTTTAATTTTGCTATAATTTCTGGTGATCGGATAAGATTGGAAGTATCTTCTTTGCTATAGGTTTGAACGGAATCTTCTTTTTGTACATAATGTTTATCTCGATATACATGCGGGGTCATCCCGTACACTTCTTTAAAAAGAGAAGAAAATGACTTTGTATTTGGAAAGCCATTATTCATGGCGATCTGCGAAATCGAGTCAGACGTGTACAGCAAATCCTTCATGCTATGCTTAAGTCTGATATTCATTAAAAAACGACTAAACCCCATTCCCATTTTCTGTTTAAAGTAACGGGATAGATAGCCTGTTGAAAGAAAATATTTCTTTGCAATCTCTTCTAATGTCATCATCTGGTCATAGTTTTTTTCCATATAGTCAATGATTTGGGATAAACGGAGATCACCTGTATCCATTTTCTCATGGGCACTGCCTTCTTCTTTAAAACTCCGAATCAAGATCAGTAACATTTGACAGATATAGCTTATAACCTCAATTCGATAGCTTTCATCTTGTCGATAATAACTAATCATCACATTTGCCAAAAGCTTGCGAATGGAATGAATCATATCTTCTCTTCCCAAATCAATTTCTCTTGAATAGCATTCAAATCGCCGATTTCGATAGTCTCCGTAATGGTGGTCCATGAATGCATCCGAAATGGTTAATATCATGACCCTATTATCTTCACTACCCTGAACCTGGTAAAGCTGATTACGATTAATAACAAGCAAATCATTTTCTACCATATGATAAAAGCGACTAGATGTTTCTATTTTTAACTCTCCACTAATTACGAGGATAAATTGAATTCCTTTATTTACTCTTGGAACTAATAAATCAATATGTTGAAATGATATTTGAAAATCTGACAACGGATCGTTCAATCCAATCACTCCTAACTCCTTCTTGTCCCGATAAAGAGACTGCCAAAATAGCCTGATTTAAAACTTTCATTAACAATTATAACAAATCTTTTTCTAAGATTTAAAAAGAGGGAGCCTGACACCCGATTTTACCACTTTCATGGTTACTGTCTTTTTTTGATTATTGTTGTTATACTCTTTAACCTCAATCGTAACGGACGGTATCTCTACAAAAGTTAGGTGTTTAACTTTTTTTTCACAACATGGACTTTTTCTGTGGTCTCGAACTGTCACCTTGGCCACCCTTGACCCTCCGAATATTTACACATAACTTAGCATAATGTTTAAAAAAGCGGATTGGGGTTGATGGTTTGAGCAATTTCATTCCAGAAAAACTGTCTGTAGAATACATCGATGGTGTTACCAATATGGAACCTGTTATTCCAAGACGTTACACACTAACTCACTCAGATTTAAGCGGAGATCTATTTTTAACAATTGGAAAACAGTATGCCTGGGATAAAATCAACCCAAAGAGAGATGAGGTATTAGGTGAATGGCAAACCTCCGGAAATTCTATATATTACAATATTTATCTATATATAGATCAAGGAGAATATAACAAAAATATCTCAACAAAACGCACGGAGATATTTAAGCGTGAATTACCACTCGCATTAACCGCTATTCGATATGGCGATAGGCATTTATTCAACGCATACCCCAATCTAGACCATGCTACAATACTAGTTAACTTTATATCCGCTTATCCTGAATTTGCTAGACAAGAGAATTGGGGAACTTTCCATAAGGAGCAAGGGGTACGGTTCTGATGGTCTTTTTCCCAATGACCAAATAGGCGAAATAGACCATCCTGGGCCACCCTCACCCACATCCTTAGTCCCCTTCCACCCTAGTGTTTTATACCCTTTCCAATTAGGTTTACTAGTCTTTACTGTCCAATTTTACCCTGTTTTCAAATGATTCTAACTATTCATGAAACTCATTCATTATAATTCTATAATTAAGTGGAATGGAAATTGATGGGGGGATTGGAAAAATGAAGAAGAAATTTATTGTGCCAGTAGTTCTATCGTCAGCGATGTTAGTAGGTTCTATCCAAGCTAGTAATGTATTTGCACAGCCAGTTAATCCGATTGAGGTAAGTGGTGTACAAGCTTCAAAGGAATGGAATGTGAAAGCAAGCGTTCCTTTATTTGTGAAGGAGCGACAGGCTGTGAAGTTCTCCTCCAGCACGCCAACCAACGCATTAACTTATTTGGAGAAAAACGAAGGGAAGACCGGTATCAAGAATCCAAACAAAAACTTAAAAGTAAAGAGCACACAAAAAGACAAACTGGGTATGACTCACGTCCGCTTTAATCAGACAGTAAATGGAGTGAATGTTGAAGGATCAGAGGTCGTTGTTCATTTTAATAAGAATAACGAAGTCATATCCGCCAACGGAAGAATCAATCAAACGGTTACCGAGACTGCAGTCGACACAACGGCTTCCTTAAGCAGTGATGCTGCACTAAAGACCGCTTTATCCTCTGTTACTGCACCTGAAGAGTTGACCTATGAGCCAACCTCTGAGCTGGTTGTCCTTCCTTTTGAAGGAGAGAATTATACAGCCTATAAAGTGAATGTTAATTTCATGGGAGATGAGCCTGGAAACTGGTTTGTTTTTGTAGATGCAAAAACAGGACAAGTCATCGATAAATATAATGGCTTAATGCATGCAGATGAGCAGAGAACACAAAAAGGTGCTGGAAAAGGGGTACATGGTGAACATAGGGAATTACATATTACCCAAGTAAAGGAACCGAATGCTGGAACAAAGTTTGCGTTAGCAGATTACTCTCATGAAAACCTTGGAGGAATCATAACCTATGATGCAAAAAATGATAACAGTGCCAGTAACGATACGATCCATGTCGGGAATTCTGCGGCATTTATCGGCGACTATGATCGGGCGCTTGTCGATGCACACTATAACTCCGAAAAGGTTTATGATTATTTTTTAAATGAGCATGACCGCAATTCCCTTGATGGCGAAGGAATGGCGATTATTTCTAGAGTTCACTATGGTACCAATTACAACAATGCCTCCTGGAATGGGCGCTGGATGACCTATGGAGACGGTGACGGTGTGTTCATGACTTCTCTATCGGCTGGCCTTGATGTTGCTGCCCACGAAATGACGCATGGTGTTATCACTCACTCAGCAAACTTGGTTTACCGCAACCAATCTGGCGCACTAAACGAATCGTTTGCTGACGTCTTTGGTGCACTCGTTGATGACAGTGATTGGGAAATGGGTGAAGATATTATGGCACCGGCTGCTAAAGCTGACGGTGTAACCGTATTACGTAGCCTAAGTAATCCAAACGGTGTAATAGTCAGCAATGAGCAAAGAAGGGCGTACAGTACAAATGGCGGCGTTTATCCAGATCATATGGACGAGTTTTATTACATGCCAACATCTGTTGATGGCGGCGGAGTCCATGTTAACTCCTCCATCACCAACCATGCGGCCTACCTAATCGCTCAAGATATTGGAAGAGAAAAATTAGGGCAAATCTACTATCGTGCCTTAACGGTTTATTTGACTCCAAACTCCGACTTTAGCGACGCACGTCGAGCTGTTGTTCAGTCTGCCATCGATCTATATGGTGAAGGCAGTGAAGAAGTAGCGGCAGCCAATGCTGGATTTGATTCGGTGGGAATTTACTAAGAACCAATGGAAGAGCCAGGGGGGACGGTCCCTCCTGGCTTTTATAGCGTTGTAATATTAAAACCTTTTAATGAGTTTGAGACTTCGAAAAATATTATTACGTTTAATACTCTCTATAGCAAATTGAAAACCATATAGGAGAAACCCTCTAATAGTAAGTAATAATGTCATTTCGATCGGTTTCATCTGCACTAAAGAAACGATTCCTAATCGTTTTAATAATTTCATTCCTGGAAAAGCAAACAAGATATGACCAATTAAATCGGTAATGGTAAATAATAGTAACTTGCCATAAGTTAGTTTTAAAAGCCATAAAGATGATAGAAAATAAGGACCCAAAATAAAAGGAATATCTCCTGAAATTTTAGGATGAATACTAGTATAAAACCTCCACCAATTTCGTTTCTTTGCTGTAATATTATTTATTTTTATAACACAACTAATAAGTATAGCTGCGGGAAGAAAGCGTTTTAGTGTATTTCGTCCCAAAAGTGGGACTGAAAACCACGGAAGAATCATCATAAGGATTAATAAAAATCTTGAATGCCTCACTATTTATCCACCTCCTATTTCTATAGGATGTGCAAAAATAATATTAAATATGACCAATTATATTTTCACCTTTCCCCATAAAATCATGGATTAAAGAATAGCCATATGCTATGGGGTTAAAAAATAGAAAAAGGGACAGTACCAAAGAACAAGTACTATCCCTTTATTATTAATTTGCTTCTTCAATGGAACCCTGTAAACTGATATCCCTCTTATATTTGACTAATTTACAATTGATTAACGCACAGTTTTTAATGCGCCACTCCAAGCGATAACCTCGTCAAGCATTGCCGTCATATTGTCTTGGTGTAAAGCCTGTGGTTTGAAAACACTTCCGTTTTCAAAATCAGTAAATAATGACAAAGTTGGATGTGTACGAACATCTGCAATTTTTAATTCTCCACAAATCCCACGTAAATGTTCAGCAGCACGAGCGCCGCCAGTTGAGCCATAGCTTACGATTCCAGCAGCCTTGTTGTACCAAACATCACGTGCTGAATCTAATGCATTTTTTAAAGCTCCTGTAATACTGTGGTTGTATTCCTGAACAATGAAAACAAAACCATCTAAGCTTGCGAGTTTTTCATTCCATGGTCCTGCTTCTGAACCATCAGTTGTTCCTAAAAATGGTAGGTTGTAATTTGCAATATCAACGATTTCATAATCAGCATCTCCTCGTTTATCTGCAATCCCTTTTACCCATTCTCCAACTTGTGGACTTACGCGCCCTTGACGTGTGCTTCCTAAAATAATCCCTATTTTTAATTTTTCGTTTGTCATGTCATCAATCTCCTTTTCATTTGTACTTCCAAATAGTTTCGATAAAAAACCCATCAAAACCCCTCCTATTATTCCCTTCTTAAAATGCTGCATACCTTATATAAGAAGGTTTGGTTAACCAATTAAGTGGTAACTTAATTTAAAATCAATGGTCGTAATTTTTCTTCGATCTCTTTTCGTTTTGGTTCCAAAAATGAAGGAAGTGCTAGTTTTTCTCCCATTGTTTCCATTGGTTCATCTGTTGCAAACCCTGGTGTATCCGTTGATAATTCAAATAAGATACCATTGGGTTCCCTGAAATATAATGCCTTAAAGTAATAACGTTCTACTTTCCCAGAATTCGGTATCCTGTATTCTTTCAACCGCTCTGCCCATTGATCGTATTCCTCCTCATTCGGGACACGGAAGGCAACATGGTGAACACCTCCACGACCTAGGCGGGCTCTTGGCAAATCTGGTCTCGTTTCAATATGAACTTCCGCACCGCTGCCGCCTTCACCCGTTGTATAAATCAATATTTCTCGATAGTGTCCTACATGGCAATGATAAGAACCGGCCAATCGAAAACCCATTACTTCGGTTAAAATACGTATAGTTGGTTCTGCATTTGCGACTGTGAGTGTTACAGGTCCTAAACCAATAATGGCATGTTCCAATGGAATGTCATCCTTTTCCCATGGTATCCCAGCTCTCACACCTTTTTCATCGTTGTCGGCCACCAGGATTAAGCTCGTTCCCTCAAAGTCAATAAAAGCCAATGAATCACGGTTTGCTCTTTTTTGAATATCATCGTGTTGAACCCCAAATTGTTTAAAACGTTCCTTCCAAAATAACAACGAATCTAAAGTCCTAACCCTTAGTGATACAGTAGAAATATCTGAAGTTCCTCTGTACGTTTGCCCAAGATGAGGAATGTCAAAGAACGTAATTTCCGTTCCCGGGGTACCTTCCGCATCAGCATAGAAAAGATGATAGGATTCTGTATTATCTTGGTTCACCGTTTTCTTTACCAATCTCATTCCTAAAACCTTTGTATAAAAGTCATAATTTTTTTCCGCTTTTCCAGTTAATATGGATACATGATGTAATCCTAAGAGTTCCATTTCATTTCACCCCTGTTATTAAAATAACCAACTACCAAACAAAAAAATTAATAAAACCAATATTTATCATCTTGTATTTTCCTATATAAATTTATCTCGAATTCGAGATATTATTTCAAAAAAATGGAAGTTAAACATTATTCCCTTTTAATATCAAAAAGGACAAATTCGAGCATATCCTCTCCCCCTAGTTCAGCAACTTCATTTATAAAATCTCGAATTAAGATATCTTGAATATGAGATAATAATAATACATATAAATTCCTTTGTCAATAACCTTTTTTATTTTAATTGGGTTATGTAAAGCTTGGCATGATAGAAATGCAATTAAAAAAGAGTTTTAATGGGGAAAAACCTTGGTGGTAAAGGCTTGTGTCTACCTAAATGGGAAGCACGGAGACGGTTCTTTTGCTTATCAGATGTTCATTCTCTAAAAAAAAAGGCCCGTAGACCTAAGGAAACACTGTTTAAATCATTTGCTTAATTAGAATCTGCGTCTTCTTCTTCTCTCGATTTCAAACCGTCTTCTTCTCTCGATTTCGATTTCGATTTCGATAGGGAAAAACCGTCTCCGTCTCCGTCTTCTTCTCTCTAATTCGATTTCAATTTCAATGGGGAAAAACCGTCTTCTTCTAAAGTCGTCACGAAAAAACCGATCTCTTCGGCCAAATCCAAAAAATGGCATTCACTTCTCCCTCCTTTCATTTCAAAATTTTCTATAGAACAAAGGGCAGCTTAATTTAACCTGCCCTTTGTTCCGTACAATTTAGTAACTCATAAAAGAAGCTCCTACAATGATCAGTAGAATGAACAATACAACAATTAATACAAAGCTGTTGCTGCTGCCGCCATAACCACCGTCATAACCACCGCCGTATCCAGACATATTCTTTCACCACCTTTTTATTGGAATATTCGTACTATGTATATATATTTTCTTAAGACAAGTTTTGATTGGACAAACATCTTTTTTGAAAAAAATCAGCGATTTCCTTAAAAAATTCCTAAAAATAATAAAAAAGCGTCTGCAATATATGCAAACGCCTCATCGGAGGTCTTAATATAGGCTGGCGGGCTAAAAAAACTCTATTCTTAAGGAAGCATGAGAACCGCCCCATGCTTCCTGTTTTATTATCTTTTCGGTGCCAACTCGATAGCAGACCGAATAGCAGCGAGCATGCTTTTTTCGTCAGCGATGTTTTTTCCAGCGATGTCAAAGGCTGTGCCGTGATCGACGGATGTTCGAATAATGCCACCCTTTAATCCTACGGTAATATTTACGCCCTCTTCAATTCCCATTACTTTGATAGGGGCATGTCCTTGGTCATGATAACAAGCAACGACCATATCGAAATCTCCTCTTCCTGCCCTAAAAAACAAGGTATCAGCTGGAAGTGGGCCCGTTACATTGATTCCTTCAGACTGCGCCCTTTCAATCCCAGGCATTAATTTCTCTTCTTCTTCCCCATTGCCAAACAAGCCATTTTCTCCTGCGTGCGGATTGATTCCACAGACAGCTATGCTTGGATTAGTGAAGCCTGCTTTTGAAAGAGTATCGTGTGCTAATTTTATAACTTTATAGGTTCTTTCTGGATTAATACTTTCAATTGCTTTAATTAATCCCATATGAGTGGTTAAATGGATCACTCGTAAGTTCGGTGTCGTAAGCATCATCGAAAAGTCTTCAGTATCCGTTAAATCAGCAAGAATTTCTGTGTGTCCTGGATACAGATGACCACCCTTATGCAGCGCTTCTTTATTCAAAGGAGCAGTACAGATTGAATCGATCTTTTTCTCTTTCGCTAACTCTACTGCCTTCGCTAAATATTGAAACGCCGCGTCACCAGCTGTAGCTGAAACTTCTCCAAAAGGTAAGTCGATCGGTAAAATATCTAAATCAATCACATCGATCGTACCGTATTCATACTTCGCTTCAGATGGATCCTTAATCGAATTGATCTGTAAGGTTACTTGCACAATCGGTTTCACTTTTTCTAAAATTTTCTCATCCCCGATCACTAAAGGATGACAGTTTTCGTACACTTCTTTGTGATTAAGGGCTTTAACAATCACTTCGGGACCAATACCTGCTGCGTCCCCCATTGTAATTCCGATAATTGGTTTCATTGTTAATTGACTCCCTTCAATTTGTTTATGGCATTGATGAAAACATCTTCTGAACCGAATCCGCCAGCCTTTGTTACCACATAAAGGTCATCATTTCCTAAAAACTTAGAGATAGGAACACCGATTTCTAGTTCGTCTAGCAATTCAAACCCCTTTACATCCCATAACGTACAAATTTGTTTTGCCGTATCTCCGCCCGTCATAGAAACGCCTTTGAAATACCCTTCTTCTAAAAGAACCGCACAAACCGCACCCATTGCTTTTACAATTCCATTGCTAATTTCCGTATGGCTAAGGCCCATTATTTCACCTGTCGCCCAGGCTTTTTCGATATCTTCTCTTTCACCTGTAGAATAGATGACAACATCTTGACCTTCCTGCGCCTTTTGCACTGCTTCATGATACACCCTTCTGATTTCACTCGTTCTCTCTGTATCATCAGAAACGGCTTTATAGGATTCAAAAGGAATGGCATGGACATTTGTATTCTCCAATAACACCTTCAACTGTGCTCTAGAGTTTTTATTCACACTGCCAATCACCGTGAGAATGGGAGTTGATGTAGGAGGAATAACCAAATCAGCCTCATTTTTTGGGATGGCATAATAGTCAGGAAGATAATTGGCCATTCCCGCGGAACCCACCCAAGTAAATTGATATGTTAATGTTTTGGTGAAATCTAAAATTTGCTTAAGATGATTTTCTTCCGTGGAATCAATGATAATGTATGTTATATCATTTTCAAAATAATCCTTCATCTTTTCCTGAACAAACGTTTCCCCTCGATTCAAGTCATCAACGGTTATCGTTCCAATCGCATGCTTTGTTTGCTCTTGTAAAAGCTCTGGTAAGTATGATTTTGTTACAGGTGTTTTGGGATCTTTTGAAATCTCTGTTTCTCCTAAAGGAACACCCTTTAAATAGTGGGTGGATTGGAAAATGGTTCGATTGTTTTTCGGATATCCTGGTGCAATCATGACGAAATCGGGTTTTAATACATCGTATACTGCGTCAATTTCAGCTCCAATATTCCCTCTCATCGTGGAATCAAGCTTTTTAAAAATATTTATAAACCCAGCATTTTTGAGAAACTCTGCTGCTTTTTTTACCTTATCGTACGCTTCTAGTTGATCGATCGAACGACTGTCTGTATCAAACACAACGGCTTCATACTTATGAACACTTGTTTCGTCCATATCAAATAAAACAGTCGTTTTCAGTCCGTGACGAGCTAATTGAACACCACTATCATTAGCACCCGTTAGATCATCTGCGATGATAGCTAATTTCATAATGATTCTCCTTCCAGCTTTTAAAAAAGAAAAGAGAGTTGCCTCTCCCTTCTTTTTCTAGCAATCTATCAATTGTAATTTATATGCTTTAACTAGCTGCCGTTTCCGGTTCAGCTAATTTCTTTGCTTTATCTAATCGTTTTGCTAAAAATCCGATAAACATCGGAAGTAGGATCGCTGTTGTTACAACACTGGCAGCAATTTGAACCGTTGCTAACTCAGCTATAGGTGCAAATGATGCATTTGCAGCCACAATGGCTACAGGAGTTCCAACTGCGTTTCCTGCGGTTGAACCTTCAGAAGCACCAACAATCGGGTTCCATCCAATCCATTTGAATAATAGATATCCGATTCCGCCAGTAAGTGCAACAGTAAGAACACCAAGGAAAATCCCGCTTAATCCACCTTTAACGATTGCACTAAAGTCAATTCCCATTCCCAGTGAAAAAGCGAAGAACGGAACAAGCTTGTCGCTACCTTTATTTAAGAAATCTCCCATTTCAGGATCTAAATTACCAATCACAACACCAATAATCAGTGGAAGTAATACGGCAACGAAAGACATCGGTGAGAACATACCATCAGCGAATCCCATCGTTCCGAAAATGGCCAATGCAACCATTGTTAAGAAAGGTCCATCACTTAAAGCTAAAAACGGATAGGCCGCTTTATCATCTTCTTTACCGTATTGGCCTGCAAGAGCAATATAAAGCCCGCCATTTGAGTTTGTCATTGCCGCAATAATAGCTAGCGGAGCTAAGCCCATAAACAATCCATTATCATCGGCCAGCCAGAAACCAATAAGACCGAGTAGAGCACCTAGTACCCATTTAAAAGTTAAAAGAGTCACACCTTTTGCAACAGATGAACCTGCTGTTTTAAAAGTAATTTGCGTTCCTGCGATTAATAAAAACATAGCAATTAATGCACTTGCACTATTTACAAACAACGCTTCTGTAAAACCGCCGATCCTTAATGCATTAGGAAAAAACGTATTAATCGTAGCTGCTAGTAATAACGGAACAACCATCATCCCACCAGGGATACGATCTAAAGTTGCTTTAATTTTCATAACTATTACCCCTTTATAATTTATTATGATTTCAAGCGTCCCCTAGAAAAACGCTTACATAAAACGTTTACAAACTCATGATAAAATAGATTGTTTATAAAAGCAACAATTTTTTAAAAATAATGTCACATTATCGTCAAATTCTAATATACTGTTTAAAAATGCAACAGTTTTTAAAAAAAAGGCTATGTTAAAGGTTATTGTTAATACTATTAATTTTTATGAAAATAAATAGACGGAGAAAATCCGCCAATTTGGTAAAAAGTATTAAAAATAGCCTAAATAGAAGGAGAAATTCCGCCTATTTATATAAAAAACATAAAAAAGACGGTATTTTGCAAGGCATAACCGGAAAATCTCCGCTAATATTCCACGAAACGAGCTCCATTTTTCAAATAACCGGAAAATCTCCGCTTATTTTACTTTCGCTGGTTATTTAAGCGCAAATCAACAGACAAGTTTATCAGAGCCAAAAAAAATGACGTAATCCTAAAGATTAATCTTTAAGTTTACGCCATAGGGTTGCCCGATTGATTCCCAATCTTTCTGCTGTCTTTGATTGATTATTATTTTCTTCTTTTAAAATAGCGAGGATGATTTCTTTTTCAATTTCCTTCAACGTTCCTTTTGGAGTACCGTTCAGGCTGGTAGCTGTTTTCTCGTTTGAAAGAACCCTTTGGATCGTCTCTTTGTGAATCACATAATCTTTTTCATTTAACGCAATTTGTTTAATAACGTTTTTTAAATCATCGATATTATTCGGATACG from Neobacillus sp. FSL H8-0543 includes:
- a CDS encoding helix-turn-helix domain-containing protein, which encodes MNDPLSDFQISFQHIDLLVPRVNKGIQFILVISGELKIETSSRFYHMVENDLLVINRNQLYQVQGSEDNRVMILTISDAFMDHHYGDYRNRRFECYSREIDLGREDMIHSIRKLLANVMISYYRQDESYRIEVISYICQMLLILIRSFKEEGSAHEKMDTGDLRLSQIIDYMEKNYDQMMTLEEIAKKYFLSTGYLSRYFKQKMGMGFSRFLMNIRLKHSMKDLLYTSDSISQIAMNNGFPNTKSFSSLFKEVYGMTPHVYRDKHYVQKEDSVQTYSKEDTSNLIRSPEIIAKLNSMILEDQKSFSHTEIKYEKLPLNLSKPMPMKITYPDHILEIGEIIELLKEDVRSQVLDVKKDLQLKYIGIRHLFSNTAIPPEVETDEEIPTTSPYFTIDSALEFMKKHDLSLFVRADYMDISRNEEQYFTKLTQFIRHCLQLYGESFIKQWHVMFYEPYYTGVEAKELQRVYLKLHEVLKTVIPSIQVGVYMPFSFHKEQTSKNHAWQLDYGVSIDFIGYNANQNEVIDFKEMADTKFDLAKDYIKEKTDKMKHYLKRNNIEKPLHLVSWNTLSGNTRYTNGTFFRGALVLKNVLDIANDVKTVALWINTTVHEDVGKDKRYRMDGVELFHYLNGKRPAYFALMFLKRLHGEIVAHGKDYVMTKNERGYQLILMNSNIINPYYSVEDTFLQKLNKEIHITISGMAEGEYQIRKHVFDKDHGALYTKWWNLNSKHGMDAEIIDYIINSSRPSLEIFDESIEEDWSFYSYLTSNAIHFFDIRKTYN
- a CDS encoding staygreen family protein, coding for MSNFIPEKLSVEYIDGVTNMEPVIPRRYTLTHSDLSGDLFLTIGKQYAWDKINPKRDEVLGEWQTSGNSIYYNIYLYIDQGEYNKNISTKRTEIFKRELPLALTAIRYGDRHLFNAYPNLDHATILVNFISAYPEFARQENWGTFHKEQGVRF
- a CDS encoding M4 family metallopeptidase, which encodes MKKKFIVPVVLSSAMLVGSIQASNVFAQPVNPIEVSGVQASKEWNVKASVPLFVKERQAVKFSSSTPTNALTYLEKNEGKTGIKNPNKNLKVKSTQKDKLGMTHVRFNQTVNGVNVEGSEVVVHFNKNNEVISANGRINQTVTETAVDTTASLSSDAALKTALSSVTAPEELTYEPTSELVVLPFEGENYTAYKVNVNFMGDEPGNWFVFVDAKTGQVIDKYNGLMHADEQRTQKGAGKGVHGEHRELHITQVKEPNAGTKFALADYSHENLGGIITYDAKNDNSASNDTIHVGNSAAFIGDYDRALVDAHYNSEKVYDYFLNEHDRNSLDGEGMAIISRVHYGTNYNNASWNGRWMTYGDGDGVFMTSLSAGLDVAAHEMTHGVITHSANLVYRNQSGALNESFADVFGALVDDSDWEMGEDIMAPAAKADGVTVLRSLSNPNGVIVSNEQRRAYSTNGGVYPDHMDEFYYMPTSVDGGGVHVNSSITNHAAYLIAQDIGREKLGQIYYRALTVYLTPNSDFSDARRAVVQSAIDLYGEGSEEVAAANAGFDSVGIY
- a CDS encoding NAD(P)H-dependent oxidoreductase, which translates into the protein MGFLSKLFGSTNEKEIDDMTNEKLKIGIILGSTRQGRVSPQVGEWVKGIADKRGDADYEIVDIANYNLPFLGTTDGSEAGPWNEKLASLDGFVFIVQEYNHSITGALKNALDSARDVWYNKAAGIVSYGSTGGARAAEHLRGICGELKIADVRTHPTLSLFTDFENGSVFKPQALHQDNMTAMLDEVIAWSGALKTVR
- a CDS encoding ring-cleaving dioxygenase, whose translation is MELLGLHHVSILTGKAEKNYDFYTKVLGMRLVKKTVNQDNTESYHLFYADAEGTPGTEITFFDIPHLGQTYRGTSDISTVSLRVRTLDSLLFWKERFKQFGVQHDDIQKRANRDSLAFIDFEGTSLILVADNDEKGVRAGIPWEKDDIPLEHAIIGLGPVTLTVANAEPTIRILTEVMGFRLAGSYHCHVGHYREILIYTTGEGGSGAEVHIETRPDLPRARLGRGGVHHVAFRVPNEEEYDQWAERLKEYRIPNSGKVERYYFKALYFREPNGILFELSTDTPGFATDEPMETMGEKLALPSFLEPKRKEIEEKLRPLILN
- a CDS encoding YjcZ family sporulation protein, with translation MSGYGGGYDGGYGGSSNSFVLIVVLFILLIIVGASFMSY
- the pdxA gene encoding 4-hydroxythreonine-4-phosphate dehydrogenase PdxA produces the protein MKPIIGITMGDAAGIGPEVIVKALNHKEVYENCHPLVIGDEKILEKVKPIVQVTLQINSIKDPSEAKYEYGTIDVIDLDILPIDLPFGEVSATAGDAAFQYLAKAVELAKEKKIDSICTAPLNKEALHKGGHLYPGHTEILADLTDTEDFSMMLTTPNLRVIHLTTHMGLIKAIESINPERTYKVIKLAHDTLSKAGFTNPSIAVCGINPHAGENGLFGNGEEEEKLMPGIERAQSEGINVTGPLPADTLFFRAGRGDFDMVVACYHDQGHAPIKVMGIEEGVNITVGLKGGIIRTSVDHGTAFDIAGKNIADEKSMLAAIRSAIELAPKR
- a CDS encoding four-carbon acid sugar kinase family protein, coding for MKLAIIADDLTGANDSGVQLARHGLKTTVLFDMDETSVHKYEAVVFDTDSRSIDQLEAYDKVKKAAEFLKNAGFINIFKKLDSTMRGNIGAEIDAVYDVLKPDFVMIAPGYPKNNRTIFQSTHYLKGVPLGETEISKDPKTPVTKSYLPELLQEQTKHAIGTITVDDLNRGETFVQEKMKDYFENDITYIIIDSTEENHLKQILDFTKTLTYQFTWVGSAGMANYLPDYYAIPKNEADLVIPPTSTPILTVIGSVNKNSRAQLKVLLENTNVHAIPFESYKAVSDDTERTSEIRRVYHEAVQKAQEGQDVVIYSTGEREDIEKAWATGEIMGLSHTEISNGIVKAMGAVCAVLLEEGYFKGVSMTGGDTAKQICTLWDVKGFELLDELEIGVPISKFLGNDDLYVVTKAGGFGSEDVFINAINKLKGVN
- a CDS encoding 2-keto-3-deoxygluconate permease, with the translated sequence MKIKATLDRIPGGMMVVPLLLAATINTFFPNALRIGGFTEALFVNSASALIAMFLLIAGTQITFKTAGSSVAKGVTLLTFKWVLGALLGLIGFWLADDNGLFMGLAPLAIIAAMTNSNGGLYIALAGQYGKEDDKAAYPFLALSDGPFLTMVALAIFGTMGFADGMFSPMSFVAVLLPLIIGVVIGNLDPEMGDFLNKGSDKLVPFFAFSLGMGIDFSAIVKGGLSGIFLGVLTVALTGGIGYLLFKWIGWNPIVGASEGSTAGNAVGTPVAIVAANASFAPIAELATVQIAASVVTTAILLPMFIGFLAKRLDKAKKLAEPETAAS